Proteins encoded within one genomic window of Thermus oshimai DSM 12092:
- a CDS encoding polysaccharide deacetylase family protein, giving the protein MEVALGLTLLLYGLSDLLFRHLGLLAYARGSRKTPLVALTFDDGPSERTEALLALLHRHGVKATFFLTGEKARARPDLVERIREEGHQVEDHGLWHEPWRLLLPWLEWRHMAAGQGRYYRPPHGLHTPFTRLFAWALKKRIALWDTEGKDWLDLPPEDLAERLLFYLRPGSVVLLHDGPERTLRLLELALPRMLALGYRPVTLDELNPLPLSPRLALIRGLQGLEERYNRRHGVRRAGLGPFHLFRLEKKPFPGPALPGLPPGTPAFELHLESERAMELSTPEAIRAFRNSLKEVAKALLEDPEVRLVYGASPLALGAELFGFKTAPLPPWPRLVSSLAGAFFLWLYRGELPKKGRFLARLTYLEREEVLRRYPPSTPASPPPAPGAPGSPPP; this is encoded by the coding sequence ATGGAAGTAGCCCTGGGGCTTACCCTCCTCCTCTATGGGCTTTCGGACCTCCTCTTCCGCCACCTGGGGCTCCTCGCCTACGCCCGGGGAAGCCGAAAGACGCCCCTGGTGGCCCTCACCTTTGACGACGGCCCCTCGGAGAGGACGGAGGCCCTTCTCGCCCTCCTCCATAGGCACGGGGTGAAGGCCACCTTCTTCCTCACGGGGGAAAAGGCCCGGGCCCGGCCGGACCTGGTGGAGAGGATCCGGGAAGAGGGGCACCAGGTGGAGGACCACGGGCTTTGGCACGAGCCCTGGAGGCTCCTCCTGCCCTGGCTGGAGTGGCGGCACATGGCGGCGGGCCAGGGGCGGTACTACCGCCCGCCCCACGGCCTCCACACCCCCTTCACCCGCCTTTTCGCCTGGGCGCTCAAAAAGCGCATCGCCCTCTGGGACACGGAGGGCAAGGACTGGCTGGACCTCCCGCCGGAAGACCTGGCGGAAAGGCTCCTCTTCTACCTCCGTCCGGGGAGCGTCGTCCTCCTCCACGACGGCCCGGAAAGGACCCTGAGGCTACTAGAGCTCGCCCTTCCCCGGATGCTCGCCCTGGGCTACCGGCCCGTGACCCTGGACGAGCTCAACCCCCTCCCCCTCTCCCCGAGGCTCGCCCTCATCCGGGGCCTGCAGGGCCTCGAGGAGCGCTACAACCGCCGCCACGGGGTGCGGCGGGCGGGGCTTGGGCCCTTCCACCTCTTCCGCCTGGAGAAGAAGCCCTTCCCCGGGCCGGCCCTGCCCGGCCTCCCCCCGGGCACCCCCGCCTTTGAGCTCCACCTGGAAAGCGAGCGGGCCATGGAGCTCTCCACCCCCGAGGCCATCCGCGCCTTCCGGAACAGCCTCAAGGAGGTCGCTAAGGCCCTTCTGGAAGACCCGGAGGTGAGGCTCGTCTACGGGGCGAGCCCCCTGGCCCTGGGGGCGGAGCTTTTCGGCTTCAAAACCGCCCCCCTTCCCCCCTGGCCCCGGCTCGTGTCCAGCCTGGCGGGGGCCTTCTTCCTTTGGCTTTACCGGGGAGAGCTCCCCAAGAAGGGGCGCTTCCTCGCCCGGCTCACCTACCTGGAGCGGGAAGAGGTCCTACGGCGATACCCACCGTCCACTCCCGCTTCCCCACCCCCCGCACCCGGTGCACCCGGAAGCCCGCCCCCCTAA
- a CDS encoding pyroglutamyl-peptidase I translates to MLLVTRFAPFGGLDHNPAQAVLDLLPDRLGGEEVVKAVLPVEAEALPEVLFRLHALGPRAVLHLGLAQDRPLPTLERLAVNLLDFPIPDNRGAQPQDLPIVPGGPLALAARFPLRETLKRWQEAGIPGRLSLSAGSYLCNQAFYLSLYHLPEEVRVGFLHLPPDETLALGRGGAYMPLKEQARAVGVALSVL, encoded by the coding sequence ATGCTCCTCGTCACCAGATTCGCCCCCTTCGGCGGGCTGGACCACAACCCCGCCCAGGCGGTCTTGGACCTCCTCCCGGACCGGCTTGGGGGGGAGGAGGTGGTCAAGGCCGTCCTGCCCGTGGAGGCGGAGGCCCTGCCGGAGGTCCTCTTCCGCCTTCACGCCCTGGGGCCCAGGGCCGTCCTCCACCTGGGCCTGGCCCAGGACCGCCCCCTCCCCACCCTCGAGCGCCTGGCGGTGAACCTCCTGGACTTCCCCATCCCGGATAACCGGGGAGCCCAACCCCAGGACCTCCCCATCGTCCCCGGGGGGCCTTTGGCCCTGGCGGCGCGCTTTCCCCTTCGGGAAACCCTAAAGCGCTGGCAGGAGGCAGGCATCCCGGGCCGGCTCAGCCTCTCCGCGGGGAGCTACCTCTGCAACCAGGCCTTTTACCTTTCCCTTTACCATCTGCCCGAGGAGGTCCGGGTGGGCTTCCTCCACCTCCCCCCGGACGAGACCCTGGCCCTAGGGCGCGGGGGGGCCTACATGCCCCTAAAGGAGCAGGCCCGGGCGGTGGGGGTGGCCTTAAGCGTTTTATGA
- a CDS encoding lipid-A-disaccharide synthase-related protein has protein sequence MKPILFISNGPTEDAIGAQVARGLPSPIWALPLVGQGKAYEGVAERILGPRKDMPSGGFLFGSLRNLVEDLKAGFLSMTLAQWRAARATPPPRAVVVVGDAYALSVGVFAGRGAPLYHLNPLVSAHYLEGLSSPLELLLDWGGSDFTPYERLLHRRARAVFVRDEKSQKRLQSLGVRHAYWYGSFAMDLLSPPERDLAFLGPDPCLALLPGTRGDEAFSLPLMLEASRHLPLTPLVAWPKPWEALPPLEGWARAWPDGDTLRLTRGDRVAWVLRRAFSAILHRSTLALATAGTAAEQAAGLGLPIVAFPTPGPQYTRAFARRQKRLLGDALHLVEADPYRIAGQALMLLKVPELYQKASQAGKARIGPPGGIGGAIRHIREDLERAQEPS, from the coding sequence ATGAAGCCTATCCTCTTCATATCCAACGGCCCCACGGAGGACGCCATCGGGGCCCAGGTGGCTCGAGGCCTGCCCTCCCCCATATGGGCCTTGCCCCTGGTGGGCCAGGGCAAGGCCTACGAAGGGGTGGCCGAGCGCATCCTGGGCCCCCGGAAGGACATGCCCTCCGGAGGGTTCCTCTTCGGAAGCCTGCGCAACCTGGTGGAAGACCTTAAAGCGGGGTTCCTCAGCATGACCCTGGCCCAGTGGCGGGCCGCCCGGGCCACACCCCCCCCAAGGGCGGTGGTGGTGGTGGGGGACGCCTACGCCCTCAGCGTGGGGGTCTTCGCGGGCCGGGGAGCCCCCCTCTACCACCTCAACCCGCTGGTCTCCGCCCATTACCTGGAAGGCCTCTCCTCCCCCTTGGAGCTCCTCTTGGACTGGGGGGGCAGCGACTTCACCCCTTACGAGCGCCTCCTCCACCGCCGGGCCCGGGCGGTCTTCGTGCGGGATGAGAAGAGCCAAAAACGGCTCCAAAGCCTGGGGGTCCGCCACGCCTACTGGTACGGCAGCTTCGCCATGGACCTGCTTTCCCCTCCCGAAAGGGACCTGGCCTTCTTAGGCCCTGACCCCTGCCTCGCCCTCCTGCCCGGGACCCGGGGGGATGAGGCCTTCAGCCTACCCCTGATGCTCGAGGCCAGCCGCCACCTCCCCCTTACCCCTCTCGTGGCCTGGCCTAAGCCCTGGGAAGCCCTCCCCCCCTTGGAAGGCTGGGCACGGGCCTGGCCGGATGGGGACACCCTCCGGCTCACCCGAGGGGACCGGGTGGCCTGGGTTCTGCGCCGCGCGTTTTCCGCCATCCTGCACCGGTCCACCCTGGCCTTGGCCACCGCAGGCACCGCGGCCGAGCAAGCCGCCGGCTTGGGCCTGCCCATCGTGGCCTTCCCCACCCCGGGGCCCCAGTACACCCGGGCCTTTGCCCGAAGGCAGAAGCGGCTCCTAGGGGACGCGTTGCATCTGGTGGAGGCGGATCCTTATCGGATCGCAGGGCAAGCCCTTATGCTGCTGAAGGTTCCCGAGCTGTACCAGAAGGCCAGCCAGGCCGGTAAGGCCCGCATCGGCCCCCCAGGGGGGATTGGGGGTGCCATCCGGCACATCCGGGAAGATTTGGAGAGGGCACAGGAGCCATCGTAG
- a CDS encoding DegV family protein, which yields MDLGLVTDTAADLSPKLLQEEAVGLVPIYVHLGGRRYKDWQELTPDALYQAMRAGAEPVTEPPSVEDFAEVYERHLQVYDRLLSIHVSGELSKTVERAREAALKVAPTRIRVVDSAMVSAGLGAMVLRAVEMLRGGAEEEAIVRELERLKRSSLYFSVADLSHLARNGRLPRFGEVVGNLLGLRPILRIEKGHIRFLKVARENAVPEALASLVLGEFRGRVARITIAHSDARSEWIEGLKRSLEGALRLERGRITRSGATIAANVGLGALAVHAYALE from the coding sequence GTGGACCTGGGTCTCGTCACCGATACCGCGGCGGACCTTTCCCCCAAGCTCCTCCAGGAGGAGGCGGTGGGCCTGGTGCCCATCTACGTGCATCTGGGGGGTAGGCGCTACAAGGACTGGCAGGAGCTCACCCCCGACGCCCTCTACCAGGCCATGCGCGCGGGGGCCGAGCCCGTCACCGAGCCCCCCAGCGTGGAGGACTTCGCCGAGGTCTACGAGCGCCACCTCCAGGTGTACGATCGTCTGCTCTCCATCCACGTTTCCGGCGAGCTTTCCAAGACGGTGGAAAGGGCCCGCGAGGCCGCCCTAAAGGTGGCCCCCACCCGCATCCGGGTGGTGGACTCGGCCATGGTCTCCGCGGGGCTTGGGGCCATGGTCCTAAGGGCGGTGGAGATGCTTAGGGGGGGTGCGGAGGAGGAGGCCATCGTGCGGGAGCTGGAGCGGCTTAAGCGCTCCAGCCTCTACTTCAGCGTGGCGGACCTCTCCCACCTGGCCCGAAACGGCCGCCTCCCCCGCTTCGGGGAGGTGGTGGGGAACCTCCTCGGCCTCAGGCCCATCCTCCGGATAGAGAAGGGGCACATCCGCTTCCTGAAAGTAGCCCGGGAAAACGCGGTGCCCGAGGCCCTGGCGAGCCTGGTCCTGGGGGAGTTCAGGGGGCGGGTGGCCCGCATCACCATCGCCCACAGCGACGCCCGGAGCGAGTGGATTGAGGGGCTTAAGCGGAGCCTGGAGGGCGCCCTTCGCCTGGAGCGGGGCCGCATCACCCGCTCCGGGGCCACCATCGCCGCCAACGTGGGCCTAGGGGCTTTGGCCGTCCACGCCTACGCGCTAGAATAG
- a CDS encoding glycosyltransferase family 2 protein: MRISVVIPAHNEEAYLPAALEAVRAQTLSPLEVLVVDNASTDRTREVAEAFGARVVYCPRKGVAHARQAGLLAARGEWVAMTDADSRPLPHWLEALAEKAEGAVGVYGPLRFYGVSPLEAALSEWGYRAFLHLMALLGRPNLAGANLMVLKEVALKAGGFPEVEAREDVLLGYKLRALGPLRYAPRALVLTSARRLKGGWGRFLLRQLRNLMGDPRGYFGEGGERGR, encoded by the coding sequence GTGCGGATCAGCGTGGTGATCCCCGCCCACAACGAGGAGGCCTACCTCCCCGCCGCCTTGGAGGCCGTAAGGGCCCAGACCCTTTCCCCCTTGGAGGTCCTCGTGGTGGACAACGCCTCCACCGACCGCACCCGCGAGGTGGCGGAGGCCTTCGGGGCCCGGGTGGTCTACTGCCCCAGGAAAGGGGTGGCCCACGCCCGTCAGGCGGGGCTCCTCGCCGCCCGGGGCGAGTGGGTGGCCATGACGGACGCGGACTCCAGGCCCCTCCCTCACTGGCTGGAGGCCCTTGCCGAGAAGGCGGAAGGGGCGGTGGGGGTCTACGGCCCCTTGCGCTTCTACGGGGTCTCCCCCCTGGAGGCCGCCCTTTCCGAGTGGGGGTATAGGGCCTTTCTCCACCTCATGGCCCTTCTCGGGCGGCCCAACCTGGCGGGGGCCAACCTGATGGTCCTGAAGGAGGTGGCCCTAAAAGCGGGGGGGTTCCCCGAGGTGGAGGCCCGGGAGGACGTGCTCCTGGGCTACAAGCTTAGGGCCCTCGGCCCCCTGCGCTACGCCCCGAGGGCTTTGGTCCTCACCTCCGCCCGCCGGCTTAAAGGGGGGTGGGGGCGGTTTCTCCTGAGGCAGCTCAGGAACCTCATGGGCGATCCTCGAGGTTATTTCGGGGAAGGCGGGGAAAGGGGAAGATGA
- a CDS encoding glycosyltransferase family 4 protein gives MRLYRVGLFTDVYFPNPNGVTTSVYLLLRELRRMGHEAWVIAPHHPEAPEEEEGVVRVPSVAYPFYEGQQIALPSARHLPTEFELVHTHTPLTLGVWGLRLARNKGLPHVSTFHTHYEKYAHYVPGLAVLDRYTGIVPRLAKAFYNRVEVVIAPTEPVKRLAESYGIERPIRVIPTGIDNRLLEEAPLPSPCPWPEGKRRLITVGRLGKEKSFDVVLKAVAELAKEEDVFLVHIGEGPELPHLKRLTEELHIAERVLFLGPVPYRRIGGYYRLAELFLFASETETQGLVIWEAQAMGVPVVAVGAEGVLEGVLEGKTGFLVPPGDFKAMAEKALLLLRDEEKRRAFSLEARAFALERSAERIAEKVVAVYDEAREILKVEPKRLIFPFPRLPRNNLEDRP, from the coding sequence ATGCGCCTTTACCGCGTAGGCCTCTTCACCGACGTGTACTTCCCCAACCCCAACGGGGTCACCACCAGCGTCTACCTCCTCCTAAGGGAGCTCCGGCGCATGGGCCACGAGGCTTGGGTGATCGCACCCCACCACCCGGAAGCCCCGGAGGAGGAGGAAGGGGTGGTGCGGGTGCCCTCCGTGGCCTACCCCTTCTACGAGGGGCAGCAGATCGCCCTGCCCTCCGCCCGGCACCTGCCCACGGAGTTTGAGCTGGTGCACACCCACACCCCCCTCACCCTGGGGGTCTGGGGCTTGCGGCTGGCCCGCAACAAGGGCCTCCCCCACGTCTCCACCTTCCACACCCACTACGAGAAGTACGCCCACTACGTCCCCGGCCTCGCGGTCCTGGACCGGTACACAGGGATCGTGCCCCGCCTGGCCAAGGCCTTCTACAACCGGGTGGAGGTGGTCATCGCCCCCACGGAGCCCGTGAAGCGCCTGGCGGAGAGCTACGGCATCGAAAGGCCCATCCGGGTCATCCCCACGGGGATTGACAACCGCCTCCTGGAGGAAGCCCCCCTCCCCTCCCCCTGTCCCTGGCCCGAGGGGAAAAGGCGGCTCATCACCGTGGGGCGGCTCGGGAAGGAAAAGAGCTTTGACGTGGTCTTGAAGGCGGTGGCGGAGCTCGCCAAGGAGGAGGACGTTTTTCTTGTCCACATCGGGGAAGGGCCGGAGCTTCCCCACCTAAAGCGCCTAACCGAGGAGCTCCACATCGCCGAGCGGGTCCTTTTCCTGGGGCCCGTGCCCTACCGGAGGATCGGGGGGTACTACCGGCTGGCCGAGCTCTTCCTCTTCGCCAGCGAGACGGAAACCCAGGGCCTGGTGATCTGGGAGGCCCAGGCCATGGGGGTGCCGGTGGTGGCCGTGGGGGCGGAAGGGGTGTTGGAGGGGGTTCTGGAGGGAAAGACGGGGTTTTTGGTGCCCCCAGGGGACTTCAAGGCCATGGCGGAAAAGGCCCTCCTTCTTCTCCGGGACGAGGAGAAGCGGCGCGCCTTCAGCCTCGAGGCCCGGGCCTTCGCCCTGGAGCGCTCGGCAGAGCGGATCGCGGAGAAGGTGGTGGCCGTCTACGACGAGGCCCGGGAGATCCTAAAGGTGGAGCCGAAAAGGCTCATCTTCCCCTTTCCCCGCCTTCCCCGAAATAACCTCGAGGATCGCCCATGA
- the mfd gene encoding transcription-repair coupling factor, whose product MTPVLKTLYGHRLELPQAVRALLFARETPPAVLLAPEERLRRYRDLSAFGAPVYVNPGLEALEEKALFVFSYEEALSPFPEDPASWRLVFEVGRSYPRGALLDRLLRMGYARDEDYRVLGEVLELLEGEVRLLFFGDELERILVRGEEVRRHVLLPKPGKAEGFTSKKILHFPGAVYLDTPALAPKAIFPLLQGRPLVAFGGGVDLPPLDLGVRPLPPYRGSLKALEKDLARWLAEGRRVHLFAGHGRTLEYLKRRLAPFQPLLLDRYPAPPGRLALLPGAFEGGAEWGEEVFLTEALVFATGAVRGRMRRGEGLSDPSALSPGDYLIHPEHGIGQYLGLETREVLGARRDYLVLRYQGEGRLYLPVEQLPLLKRHPGTTDDPPELSSLGKNEWKRAKERAKKDVEELAQRLLVLQAKRRATPGRAFPPLPEWEAQVAQGFPYALTPDQARALEEVLRDLEAPYPMDRLVSGDVGFGKTEVALRAAARVVGHGAQVAFLVPTTLLAEQHGKTFRERFRALPVRIGVLSRFTPPKEEEAILKGLKEGTVDLVIGTHRLLQPDVAFKDLGLLIVDEEHRFGVAQKERLRELKANVDTLYLSATPIPRTLYSALVGLKDLSSIQTPPPGRKPIRTFLAPFDPLLVREAILLELERGGKAFYIHDRVATIEARRRYLENLVPEARIGVVHGQMPEALVEETMLLFAEGAYDVLLATTIVESGLDVGEANTILIERADRLGLATLYQLRGRVGRRQEEAYAYLFHPPRLTEAAEKRLLAIADLSDLGSGHLLAEKDMEIRGVGNLLGPEQHGHIKALSLEVYTELLEEAIRRLKGEAPLEARPPLTLDLALSARLPEDYIPSLEARSLYYGRFAQVRGLAELSRLVRELKGRYGPLPEEAEAFVELARLRLVAEKKGVRSITESLTHLEVVFGHWPLDYDARGLKHLPQRAEITQYPPGFRLEKRGLKPKDYPEALLQALYLFADR is encoded by the coding sequence ATGACGCCTGTTCTGAAAACGCTTTACGGGCACCGGCTGGAGCTTCCCCAGGCGGTGCGGGCCCTCCTCTTCGCCCGCGAGACCCCCCCGGCGGTCCTCCTCGCCCCGGAGGAGCGCCTTAGGCGCTACCGGGATCTTTCCGCCTTCGGGGCGCCCGTTTACGTGAACCCGGGCCTCGAGGCCCTGGAGGAGAAGGCCCTCTTCGTCTTCTCCTACGAGGAGGCCCTAAGCCCCTTCCCCGAGGACCCCGCTTCCTGGCGGCTCGTCTTTGAGGTGGGCCGGAGCTACCCGAGGGGGGCCCTTCTGGACCGCCTCCTCCGCATGGGCTACGCCCGGGACGAGGACTACCGGGTCTTGGGGGAGGTCTTGGAGCTCCTCGAGGGGGAGGTGCGCCTCCTCTTCTTCGGGGACGAGCTGGAGAGGATTTTGGTAAGGGGCGAGGAGGTGCGCCGCCACGTCCTCCTCCCCAAGCCGGGGAAGGCCGAGGGCTTCACCTCTAAGAAGATCCTCCACTTCCCGGGGGCGGTGTACCTGGACACCCCCGCCCTGGCCCCCAAAGCGATCTTCCCCCTCCTCCAGGGCCGGCCCCTGGTGGCCTTTGGGGGCGGGGTGGACCTTCCCCCCTTGGACCTCGGGGTAAGGCCCCTTCCCCCCTACCGGGGAAGCCTGAAGGCCTTGGAGAAGGACCTCGCCCGCTGGCTTGCGGAGGGGCGCCGGGTCCACCTCTTCGCCGGGCATGGGCGCACCCTGGAGTACCTGAAAAGGCGCCTTGCCCCTTTCCAGCCCCTCCTCCTGGACCGCTACCCCGCCCCCCCGGGGCGGCTCGCCCTCCTCCCGGGGGCCTTTGAGGGGGGGGCGGAGTGGGGGGAGGAGGTCTTCCTCACCGAGGCCTTGGTCTTCGCCACCGGGGCGGTGCGGGGGCGGATGAGGCGGGGGGAGGGGCTTTCCGACCCCTCGGCCCTCTCCCCGGGGGACTACCTCATCCACCCCGAGCACGGCATCGGCCAGTACCTGGGCCTGGAGACCCGGGAGGTTTTGGGGGCCAGGCGGGACTATCTGGTCCTCCGCTACCAGGGGGAGGGGCGGCTCTACCTTCCCGTGGAGCAGCTTCCCCTTCTCAAGCGCCACCCCGGCACCACGGACGACCCCCCGGAGCTCTCCTCCTTGGGGAAAAACGAGTGGAAAAGGGCCAAGGAGCGGGCGAAAAAGGACGTGGAGGAGCTCGCCCAAAGGCTCCTCGTCCTCCAGGCCAAGCGGAGGGCCACCCCGGGCCGGGCCTTCCCCCCTCTCCCCGAGTGGGAGGCCCAGGTGGCCCAGGGCTTCCCCTACGCCCTTACCCCCGACCAGGCCCGGGCCCTGGAGGAGGTCCTGAGGGACCTCGAGGCCCCCTACCCCATGGACCGGCTGGTCTCGGGGGATGTGGGCTTCGGCAAGACGGAGGTGGCCCTCAGGGCCGCCGCCCGGGTGGTGGGCCACGGGGCCCAGGTGGCCTTTTTGGTCCCTACCACCCTGCTTGCGGAGCAGCACGGCAAGACCTTCCGCGAGCGCTTCCGGGCCCTGCCGGTGCGCATCGGGGTCCTCTCCCGCTTCACCCCCCCTAAGGAGGAGGAGGCCATCCTGAAGGGGCTCAAAGAGGGCACGGTGGACCTCGTCATCGGCACCCACCGCCTCCTCCAGCCCGACGTGGCCTTCAAGGACCTGGGCCTCCTCATCGTGGACGAGGAGCACCGCTTCGGGGTGGCCCAGAAGGAACGGCTTCGGGAACTGAAGGCCAACGTGGACACCCTCTACCTCTCCGCCACCCCCATCCCTCGCACCCTGTATAGCGCCCTGGTGGGGCTTAAGGACCTCTCCAGCATCCAGACCCCCCCGCCTGGGCGCAAGCCTATCCGCACCTTCCTTGCCCCCTTTGACCCCCTTTTGGTGCGGGAGGCCATCCTCCTGGAACTGGAGCGGGGGGGGAAGGCCTTCTACATCCACGACCGGGTGGCCACCATCGAGGCCCGGCGCCGCTACTTGGAGAACCTGGTGCCCGAGGCCCGCATCGGGGTGGTCCACGGCCAGATGCCGGAGGCCCTCGTGGAGGAAACCATGCTCCTCTTTGCGGAGGGGGCCTACGACGTCCTTCTGGCCACCACCATCGTGGAGTCGGGCCTGGACGTGGGGGAGGCCAACACCATCCTGATTGAGCGGGCGGACCGGCTGGGCCTGGCCACGCTGTACCAGCTCCGGGGCCGGGTGGGCCGCCGGCAGGAGGAGGCCTACGCCTACCTCTTCCACCCCCCCCGCCTCACGGAGGCGGCGGAGAAGCGCCTCCTGGCCATCGCCGACCTCTCGGATCTCGGAAGCGGCCACCTCCTGGCGGAGAAGGACATGGAGATCCGGGGGGTGGGGAACCTCCTGGGTCCCGAGCAGCACGGGCACATCAAGGCCCTTTCCCTCGAGGTCTACACGGAGCTCCTGGAGGAGGCCATCCGCCGGCTGAAGGGGGAGGCCCCCCTCGAGGCCCGGCCCCCCCTCACCCTGGACCTGGCCCTCTCCGCCCGCCTCCCCGAGGACTACATCCCCTCCCTGGAGGCGCGAAGCCTCTACTACGGCCGCTTCGCCCAGGTGCGGGGCCTGGCGGAGCTCTCCCGGTTGGTGCGGGAGCTCAAGGGGCGCTACGGCCCCCTGCCCGAGGAGGCGGAAGCCTTCGTTGAGCTTGCCCGGCTCCGCCTGGTGGCGGAGAAGAAGGGGGTGCGCTCCATCACCGAAAGCCTCACCCACCTGGAGGTGGTCTTCGGCCACTGGCCCCTGGACTACGACGCCCGGGGGCTAAAGCACCTCCCCCAGCGGGCGGAGATCACCCAGTACCCCCCGGGCTTCCGCCTGGAGAAGCGGGGCCTAAAGCCCAAGGACTACCCCGAGGCCCTCCTCCAGGCCCTCTACCTCTTCGCCGACCGATAG
- a CDS encoding MFS transporter has product MFRHLPWAKDGLSALLRLILAIGLMEGVRSGYFAGFLPFYAPEHLHLGPAVFTLAYTLHQLAENLSKGFGGLLAERVGFGLMVGLAALVGLFALLLTPLAQAGWALWGLGLLWGLGMSALYPGLMTYTSRIARPGREARALSFTLTLVMPWVGIGLVGVGQVAAKDPKAAHALLLLAQGLAFLLALSLLRFRIPIPAQSRERYPLGRLLLFLPAAFGQTFAPALVSLFLLRYAKEALGLEPIALGGLLLLGGGLAFLLLPFTGRAVDRRGYRAALMGGLFLLGAVMGRIPLALGVLELALLALLAGLGFSLFLPGWNGFLAKNLPQENRGAIWGSLMTVEGLGVALGPAVGGVLWEAFGPKAPFFAGSSVFLALSLFYAFALRRPGWK; this is encoded by the coding sequence GTGTTTCGCCACCTCCCTTGGGCCAAGGATGGCCTCTCCGCGCTCCTAAGGCTCATCCTGGCCATCGGGCTCATGGAGGGGGTCCGGAGCGGCTACTTCGCGGGCTTCCTCCCCTTCTACGCCCCCGAGCACCTCCACCTAGGCCCTGCGGTCTTCACCCTGGCCTACACCCTGCACCAGCTTGCGGAAAACCTCTCCAAGGGTTTTGGGGGGCTTCTGGCCGAGCGGGTGGGCTTCGGCCTCATGGTGGGCCTGGCGGCGTTGGTGGGGCTTTTTGCCCTCCTCCTCACCCCCCTGGCCCAGGCGGGCTGGGCCCTTTGGGGCCTGGGCCTCCTTTGGGGGCTTGGCATGTCCGCCCTCTATCCCGGGCTTATGACCTACACCAGCCGCATCGCCCGACCCGGGCGGGAGGCCCGGGCCCTTTCCTTCACCCTCACCCTGGTCATGCCCTGGGTGGGCATCGGCCTGGTGGGGGTGGGGCAGGTGGCGGCCAAAGACCCCAAGGCCGCCCACGCCCTCCTCCTCCTGGCCCAGGGGCTGGCCTTCCTCCTGGCCCTCTCCCTCCTGCGCTTCAGGATCCCCATCCCCGCGCAAAGCCGGGAGCGCTACCCCTTGGGGCGGCTTCTCCTCTTCCTGCCCGCGGCCTTCGGCCAGACCTTCGCCCCCGCTTTGGTGTCCCTCTTCCTCCTGCGCTACGCCAAGGAGGCCTTGGGCCTCGAGCCCATCGCCCTTGGGGGGCTCCTCCTCCTGGGCGGGGGGCTGGCCTTCCTCCTCCTCCCCTTCACGGGGCGGGCGGTGGACCGAAGGGGGTACCGGGCCGCCCTCATGGGGGGGCTTTTCCTCCTGGGGGCGGTCATGGGGCGGATTCCCCTGGCCCTAGGGGTCCTGGAACTGGCCCTTCTCGCCCTCCTGGCGGGGCTCGGTTTCAGCCTCTTCCTCCCCGGCTGGAACGGCTTCCTGGCCAAGAACCTCCCCCAGGAGAACCGGGGGGCCATATGGGGGAGCCTCATGACCGTGGAGGGCCTGGGGGTGGCCCTGGGCCCCGCGGTGGGGGGGGTGCTCTGGGAGGCCTTTGGACCTAAGGCGCCCTTCTTCGCCGGGTCCTCCGTTTTCTTGGCCCTAAGCCTCTTTTACGCCTTCGCCTTAAGGAGGCCGGGATGGAAGTAG